One stretch of Candidatus Aramenus sp. CH1 DNA includes these proteins:
- a CDS encoding nucleotidyltransferase domain-containing protein — MARATKDLCPECKVYVFGGVAEGRVTVLSDIDVLVVSERKLSDREVKELRMNIMLRAMDIYNLPFDAPVELHVVDKERAEKYFKVARKLVEINVY; from the coding sequence GTGGCGAGGGCCACCAAGGACTTGTGCCCCGAGTGTAAGGTCTACGTGTTCGGCGGGGTGGCTGAGGGGAGGGTCACAGTGCTGAGCGACATAGACGTCCTGGTAGTCTCTGAGAGGAAGCTGAGCGACAGGGAGGTCAAGGAACTGAGGATGAATATAATGCTCAGGGCGATGGACATCTACAACCTACCGTTTGACGCCCCTGTGGAACTCCACGTGGTGGACAAGGAGAGGGCAGAAAAATACTTCAAGGTGGCTAGGAAGCTCGTAGAGATCAACGTCTATTAG
- a CDS encoding HEPN domain-containing protein — translation MKETVIFVRWVSRVMSGLRVERLKRRARRFLDDANEDLAKGYYDVALFHVEQTIQLYVKGVILELFGKEYTGHGVRELLSYLAKLLDENGYKELSLRVSEFTRENRLNLLKIEDAYISSRYEDVEYDVKEAEESLGLAEKLIALLDEVVDRVKLG, via the coding sequence ATGAAGGAAACCGTTATATTCGTGAGATGGGTATCTAGGGTGATGAGCGGACTGAGGGTTGAAAGGCTGAAGAGGAGGGCCAGGAGGTTCTTAGACGACGCCAATGAGGACCTAGCCAAGGGGTATTACGACGTCGCGTTGTTTCACGTAGAACAGACTATCCAACTGTACGTCAAGGGGGTAATACTCGAGCTCTTCGGTAAGGAGTACACTGGCCATGGTGTAAGGGAGCTGTTGAGCTACTTAGCTAAGCTGTTGGACGAGAATGGGTACAAAGAGCTCTCGTTGAGGGTCTCGGAGTTCACTAGGGAGAACAGGCTCAACTTGCTGAAGATAGAGGACGCCTACATAAGCTCTAGGTACGAGGACGTGGAGTACGACGTCAAGGAGGCCGAGGAGTCGCTGGGGCTTGCTGAAAAGCTGATAGCCCTCCTGGACGAGGTGGTGGACCGCGTCAAGCTGGGTTAA
- a CDS encoding antitoxin VapB family protein produces MTTHNEAYESLLKEKSEGKSFSDVMLRLIRGRVRKS; encoded by the coding sequence ATGACCACACATAACGAGGCTTACGAGAGCCTCTTAAAGGAGAAGAGTGAAGGGAAGAGCTTTTCCGACGTTATGCTTAGGCTGATAAGGGGGAGAGTGAGGAAGTCCTAG